Proteins from one Bacteroides mediterraneensis genomic window:
- the rplK gene encoding 50S ribosomal protein L11 gives MAKEVAGLIKLQIKGGAANPSPPVGPALGSKGINIMEFCKQFNARTQDKAGKVLPVIITYYTDKSFDFVIKTPPVAIQLLEAAKIKSGSAEPNRKKVAELTWDQIRAIAQDKMVDLNCFTIESAMSMVAGTARSMGIAVKGDFPGNN, from the coding sequence ATGGCTAAAGAAGTTGCTGGACTAATCAAATTACAGATTAAAGGAGGCGCTGCAAATCCATCACCTCCCGTTGGACCTGCTTTGGGTTCTAAGGGTATTAATATCATGGAATTTTGCAAGCAATTCAACGCCAGAACCCAGGACAAGGCAGGTAAGGTATTACCTGTAATCATTACCTACTACACAGACAAGTCTTTTGATTTCGTAATCAAAACTCCTCCTGTAGCTATTCAGTTGCTTGAGGCTGCCAAAATCAAGAGTGGATCTGCAGAACCGAACCGCAAGAAAGTGGCTGAACTGACTTGGGATCAGATTCGTGCAATCGCTCAGGATAAGATGGTTGACTTGAACTGCTTTACTATCGAATCTGCTATGTCAATGGTAGCAGGAACAGCTAGAAGTATGGGTATCGCTGTAAAAGGTGACTTCCCGGGTAATAACTAA